Genomic segment of Citrus sinensis cultivar Valencia sweet orange chromosome 7, DVS_A1.0, whole genome shotgun sequence:
AAGGGCTAAGGGGAAAAGGGCCCCTCTTgtgaattcaaaacaatttggCATTGGTTCATCCTCTTGCAATCATCAATGTAACTTATCAAACATGTTAATTCCatttaacaaaatacaaatatcaaTAATCCATTCCCAAATGCCAAAGTTTATGATCAACGGACACTTGAGTCCGCCATAACCTATCAACAATGGCTTATCAAAGCCTTCATTCCATATTTCCCTTTCTTTAATACAACAAGCCTTGCATCTCAAGCACTTAACAATCCATGTAATCCTCTTGACAGTTCAGTGGGCAAGCAGTTTGAAATGTCTTGATGATTGTTCAAGAGAGTGTTTATGTTTGGTTTTGAAATGCAGCATCAAAATTGCATCATGTCTAAGACAACACCATTAATGTGAATTACACCAGAGGGGATAGAAGAGCATCAACTGGCATGTCCTTTGGAGTAGCTAACATCATTCCTTCGTCCATGATCTACATAAGATTCAATGCATGCTTAACATTAGTGCTAATGTATGCTTTTACATTGGATATGAATACATGgttaacattaattataatgcACGCTTTTACATTAAATATCAATGCATgcttaacattaattttaatgcatGCGTTTAATTTGAATATCAATGCATGcttaacattattttaatgcatacttttacattaaatatcaaatatgcttaacattaattataatgcATGCTTTTACATTAAATATCAATGTTTGCTTTGTCCATACATCTAATCCGCATGCATTTCACATTATCAACCATATGCATTcaattgtaatatatactaaCCAAAGTGAGTCTCTTTAGTCAATAATTATCTAGCAACTCcttgatttttaattcaaaacaaataaatagttaatGCATGTGAATCAACACTGAATATATGAGATTTAagatttagtattttaaactaaatttattattattatttttattattaaatgattaGTTCTCCACTAACTTATTTCACAAGACATTTTCTCATGGGTTAAAGTCCTCCGCTGCTTAGTAACTTGGGTCcattgtaaaatatataccTTATGGACTGAATTAGGTCATTGGGTTTAGTATCGAGTTTTAGGTAGTAATACGAGTAAAAATCTTTCCAAGTTTGAGCAATGGTTTTGTTCTAGAAGGACAAAGAATGATCTTGGTAACATTTTACAaacaacattaatttttaagttttactctaaaaaataaaattcattatttcaaCTGGGTCTCTCGTTATTTTGTAACACCCGTTTTCGAGACGTGGGGTGGGACCGTGAGCGATAGTTATGTTCACAATAGCTTACACATATGTAAATTTTACCCAACGGATAAATGAAGTATTATTTTGCgttgattttattaagttCGCAGGGGAGTGCTTTGTATTCAAAAGGTAAGCCATCATTCCAGACTTACCCCCATGAGTCTACGATCTAATTTCTCTCCAACAGTAACAACAACGGAAGACTAAATTCGTCAATGCAATCTTCAACAGCAGATACAGGGGCTCCCAACAACAGCAAGCATGGACACCAAAAAAAACCTTCGATTCATCTTCATCCGCCACAGTTGGGGTTTCAAATAGAAACACCAACATGTCACCATTGACGCCTAATTGGTTCAATCTGCCAAAAGAACTCTACTTAGCAGTAACACAATAACTCAACACGCGAGTGGACACATTCCATATGCACGCAGTTTGAAGATCATTTCGACATCAAATCCCTCCACCTCCCAACACCATGATTCCAAGAACCCTTAAAGTTCCCTTCCCAAATTGTTACAGTGGTAAAAAACGCGGCCACATTTTGCTCACTGAGGCCTCCGTTTACGCTATACAGTCACTTCACAAAATCTCCAACGCACATAACACGACCAAAACTTGGATAATCAAACTCCAACAGTCAACCACAGGCTCAGGTAAGGTCCTTGTTAATGAACCTCTCTCTACTCTTGTTTTTAACAATTTGCCCGTGGAGACAGAGAGGTTACCGCAATCTCTTAACCTCTTAGACTATCGGGTTGATGAAATTGCCAAAGCGTACGCTCTGGAGCTCTATGCTAAAGATGAAGGTGAAACTTTTAACTATAAGTTTAAAGAAGGACATTctattttggttaaaaaagTTGTTGTGTCCACTCGTCTTGACGAGAAAAATGATCTTCAGTATTCTATTATGGCATTACTTAGGACTGGGTCAGTGGGTGTGTTTAGAAGTGAAGTCAAGATGTGGAGTTTTGTAGACATTGGTCCTTATCATAGCTCTAGTTTTGAGGATGCTGAGTATCATGATAAAAAGTTTTATGCTTTGGAGGCAAGGGGTCTCACGGTGCCTGTGGACTGCAAATCTTTGGACGTTACTCATGTTGCAGGTCCGGTGCTAGACTAGCATACTTCAAGAAGAAAGTTTTTAGCCAAGTGGAGTCATGATCATTCCTGGTATTTTATCCTCAAGTACTACGTGGATGATTGTAGTAGCTTTATTTGGGGAATGAGCTACGGCGGTAGCGAAGAATTCAATTACCTAGCtcgtttaaaatttttaagctTGATGAAAACAAACATAGCTGTGTTAGAGTTTATGTAAGGAGTAAGGAATGGGAGAATTGAGCGATTTTTGTGGGGAATGATAGCTCTTACATTGTTTCCGCCAAAGACTTCCCTGGCTGTAAAATcaattgtgtttatttttctgaaaatgCTCACAGTACGGTTGGATTTAATAGTAATCACCCTGGGGCTTATGCCAGTCTCTATGactttgatgatgattttgttaGCCCTCTTTCTGTTTTGCCATTTTATTCTAACATCTTTTAGCCACCTCCAAGCAGGCTGAGGTCGAATCCCGCCGCGCTTTGCGTCGACCCTAGCCCCCTCCCCCCCTCCGGCCCCCTGgttgtttaattatatattaatgtaagtACATGTGGTTTTTTCTTATAgcaaatatttatgaatttcaAACAACATTatatagataattattaattattttccctttcttatctATTCTTGTGAATTGATATTAATGATGCTCCCTTTGAACTTGATCTTTATAGATTAGTGGCTTGAAGAGAATTGCTGCATCGATGTGGACGTTGCATGGTTGCAGCTTCTTCTTTAAATGATCTATAACTTTTAGTAGCAATCTTTAGAAGACAtactagctagctagctagctagtcCATAAAGGTTTTTAAGCACCAATTGTTTTGCTATTTTATGTATTCACGGATTGTATTTGTGCGCTTCCTAAACATGCCAAAGCATTCGTGGATTAATGTTAATGTAGTAACGATCGAACCGTTTGTAACTTTATGCGTTCTATGCTATTTCAGGGTTGTTGTCAATTCTTTAATAGCCGTTTGGTCAGCGTGTTAACTTGCACTTCTTAATTCCGCTGCATTCACTACGTCTCACATTAGTGGACTTCCTCAAATTCTTCCTTACTAGTTAGTATTTAGTTGATGgcttgttattttctttttaattttcccaAAGAGATGTAGAGCCATCATTTAAAGTCGTTTTATCTTCGTAGCTTAAGAGACACGTATTGAATAGTATATTTTagttctattaaatttttaatgagtaATACTTCGAAGTGTATAGATACGAagtgttttaatttcaaaaattaaaaaaaaaaaatgaaacaaaacgTCCATGTTCTGAAGACACCATGACCATCCATGATCCATCCAACTATTGTAGTTGGGCTTGTGTTGAGTTATGTTGTACCCTATAACCCATGCACATTCTCTTTGCAGGCGCTGCCCCGCCTTCAGCCTCTTCTTGTTATTTGTCCCGGATATTCTATTAAGAAATTGACTCCTGCCAGTAATATTTGTATACGCTAAATCctttatatttaaagaaaatatgcatAATTCATCCAGTAAAAAAAGGCAGGGTATATGACACTATCCATATAACACAGCAGAAGAAGAAGGTATCTCTTGCAGTCGCAGATCGAATGGCAATACCACCATAAGACACTACTAATATATCTAAAGATCTGATACTTCCGTTTAGAATTTTGATAGCCCACATGGAGAGATCGGAATTTGCTTTGGCTATCtctgtttatttaattagtttttttttcttttttccccgcTGCTCCATCatcatgataataataatataatagtaataagtaataacaacaacaataatttaaaaataataataaagaatgcTGCGAGATGGATTCCTCCTAACATGCCAAGCTAGTAGCAAATTGGGCTCTTccatatacaaaaaaaatggaggacccttttattattaattattaaaacccTCACTTCAGAAGTTGCTGActtgttttaatatataaaaccTCCACTAAGTTCTAATTTCTCtccaatattaaatttttgtaagccAGTTTTGTGGGACAGCCTCACGTATTTGATCTCTGTCtcatctcattcattcatttcTGTAATTCCAAAATTCTCTGGTGCGTAGTCCAGCGGCGGCAGCGCCTGCAAAGAGAATGTGTATGGTGCCTGAACGAGCAAAGCTGCACTTGGCCATgacaatttttcaatttggttATGCGGGAAACCATGTTATCATGAGAACTGCACTAAATATGGGCGTAAGCAAGCTTGTTTTTCCACTTTACAGGAACATCATAGCTGTGATTGTGCTCGTGCCCTTTGCCTATTTCTTAGAGAAGTATGTGATTAATCTGTTCTGTTTATATACCACTCAaggtgtatatatatatatatacacacacacattggTTCCTAATTTCTTCACAATTCTTACCCTGTTTCTTTGCAGAAAAGACAGGCCAACGCTAACCTATTCTTTTCTGTTACAGTTTTTCCTCCTTGGACTTGTTGGGTATGATCTATTTCTAAAGATCAAGCATTGGTTATGATcatgaaattttgtaaatcacaaacgcctttttttttccccagaATAACATTGAATCAAGGATCATACATATTTGGTCTGGATAACACCTCACCGATATTTGCTTCTGCAGTAGAGAACGCTGTACCTGCTGTGACCTTTATCATGGCTGTCCTACTCAGGCAAGCAATTACACTCACATTCGTTAGTCTATTAAGTCAACTTTGATTATTACTCTTTGATagctgaaaattttgaaataatagtGTTTTCTGATGCTCTGGCTTTCAGAATAGAGCAGATACACTTGACCAGGAAAGATGGAATAGCCAAGGTTCTTGGAACTCTTATTTCTGTTGGCGGGGCTTCAGTCATTACCTTGTACAAGGGGCCAATTGTTTACAGGCCAAATTCAGCTTTAGATCAGTCACAGTCACAAATGTTGTTGTTGGGAGAtaccaaagaaaagaactgGACCTTAGGCTGCATCTGTCTTATTGGCCACTGCCTGTTTTGGTCCAGTTGGATCGTGTTGCAATCACCTGTTCTGAAGAAATACCCAGCTCGGCTCTCCGTCGTCTCATATAGTTGCTTTTTCAGTTTAATGCAGTTTTCGGCCATTGGAGCATACTTTGAGAGAGATTCAGCAGCTTGGCAATTTCACTCTGGCTGGGAAATCTTCTGTGTTTTCTATTCGGTATGAACTCTACTGGTAACATGATCATTCTATTATAAGTCTGATAGCCTGCTTTGATCTTAATAACCTAAGCAGTCACATCTTAGCATATCAGTTGCAACTATCCCATGTAATCTAAGCCAAATTTAAAATCAGCATCATTCATTCCTGTCTCTATATTCTTGCTTTCTAGTCCTAATTAACAATActtgaagaatttttaatttctgtgCATGTCAGAATTCAAGCTTTACCATATGCTTGTGTTGCTATGTTATTCCATATTCACATTTTATGTATGTAGTAGCTTGTGACCGTAGTAGTAAAGACACTTTTTTCAAGTTggttctcttttcttcttcatattTTCAACCTCCTTTCACTGGAAGAATTACAAAGAAATTAGTGACTGCAGGGTTTGGTGGCTTCAGCAATGTCATTTGCAGTGCAGATATGGGTCATTGACAGGGGAGGTCCCATGTTTGTATCAGCATATTTACCTGTGCAAACCATGCTCGTTGCCATTATGGCCACCATTGCTTTAGGAGAAGAATTTTACTTGGGAGGGTAGGTCTTGTAATCCATACTaccaatcaattattttttttcccctcttgaAACTTCTCCGCAAATCTCACCAGTTATCCACTTAAAAATTTGCTAGCTTGAATTTGACAATCAATCTCAGTTGAAGTGCCTCTATTTTGAGGCATATTCTAAATTATTGCGCAACAGAATGCTTAATCTCGTTGTTGTGGTTATTAGAGTTTGTTTAGTCttcttgttatttgttttaaatgcaATGTGCAGGGTCATTGGAGCATCGTTGATCATAGCTGGACTGTATCTGGTTGTTCTTggaaaagatgaagaaagtAAATATAACACAGAAAAGGCCATGATTACCGTATCTGAGAACACTTGGGCGGCTAAATCCTCTGTAGTCCAGCCATTACTTCCCACCATTAATGAATCCTGAATACAATATTCCAGAAGAGGTACAAAATGCCCTCAACTTTCATCTCCGCCATCTCCAGATATCAAGTCACTAGCAACAGCAATTCACTAAGTGAAGAGGGGCTTGAGATGAGAGAAAAAGACGACATATTTTTCACGATCAGCTCTCAGAGATAGACAAAGGCAAGGcttcaaatcaaatttgatctTGTAATAATTGAGGAAAACAAAGATTTactttgaaaaaatttgataaatgttAACAGAATACTGTAGAGTAGAGTAACTTCTCTGCATACTTATGCCACTCAAATTTGGTCAATGATAGTAATTTTCAGAATTTGGTCCATGATAGTTCAGTTGAGCTACAAGATAAGCCTTCAGCTTTCACTTCCACCATCTCACGAACTCCCGATTTCAAGTCAACAGCAATAGCAATTGGTTTTTGCGTACAGTGACTTgaaatcaattgaaaaagaagaacatgCAAGggacaaatatatttttcaagatCAAATAGTAGACAACCAGACAATGCATTAGAGAAGTACCATGATGATAACATATTTATCTGTAATTTACTTCCCTGGCTAAGAAAATGCACATCtgagaaattatttatgtattcCACCAGCTAGTTAGTTGTCCATCACAATTTTAGGAATTTTTAGAGCCAAAGAATCAAGGATTTGCAATATCAAGATCACTGATTccaatttgttaaatattaaatttcgCTATTACAATATTCCTGAAATGAATTGAATAGCAAAGCATTCTTTGGAATATGATTGCGGCCAAGTCCGACTTTATAGAAAAGTTAAAAGGCCATATCGAAGTCTGATTTCAATCTAGCACCAGCAACAAGCCGTGAAGCTGCAGTTATAGTAGGATCTGTGGCAAACGATGAAGCTGAACCTCATTTGCTTTGGGAGTGACAcggtaaaattattttgaagaaattttctAATGGAACTCCATaggaaaaaaatacataatcatcaacaactgaaacaaaacaaaacataaagtTATAgaactcaaaataaaaat
This window contains:
- the LOC102625392 gene encoding protein WALLS ARE THIN 1-like isoform X1, whose translation is MCMVPERAKLHLAMTIFQFGYAGNHVIMRTALNMGVSKLVFPLYRNIIAVIVLVPFAYFLEKKDRPTLTYSFLLQFFLLGLVGITLNQGSYIFGLDNTSPIFASAVENAVPAVTFIMAVLLRIEQIHLTRKDGIAKVLGTLISVGGASVITLYKGPIVYRPNSALDQSQSQMLLLGDTKEKNWTLGCICLIGHCLFWSSWIVLQSPVLKKYPARLSVVSYSCFFSLMQFSAIGAYFERDSAAWQFHSGWEIFCVFYSGLVASAMSFAVQIWVIDRGGPMFVSAYLPVQTMLVAIMATIALGEEFYLGGVIGASLIIAGLYLVVLGKDEESKYNTEKAMITVSENTWAAKSSVVQPLLPTINES
- the LOC102625392 gene encoding protein WALLS ARE THIN 1-like isoform X2, translated to MCMVPERAKLHLAMTIFQFGYAGNHVIMRTALNMGVSKLVFPLYRNIIAVIVLVPFAYFLEKITLNQGSYIFGLDNTSPIFASAVENAVPAVTFIMAVLLRIEQIHLTRKDGIAKVLGTLISVGGASVITLYKGPIVYRPNSALDQSQSQMLLLGDTKEKNWTLGCICLIGHCLFWSSWIVLQSPVLKKYPARLSVVSYSCFFSLMQFSAIGAYFERDSAAWQFHSGWEIFCVFYSGLVASAMSFAVQIWVIDRGGPMFVSAYLPVQTMLVAIMATIALGEEFYLGGVIGASLIIAGLYLVVLGKDEESKYNTEKAMITVSENTWAAKSSVVQPLLPTINES